Proteins encoded within one genomic window of Bacillus sp. F19:
- a CDS encoding SIMPL domain-containing protein (The SIMPL domain is named for its presence in mouse protein SIMPL (signalling molecule that associates with mouse pelle-like kinase). Bacterial member BP26, from Brucella, was shown to assemble into a channel-like structure, while YggE from E. coli has been associated with resistance to oxidative stress.), with protein MFPMYGQPFESAYRTSVREPKSINMISVRGTGRVEAKPDTAVLQLAVVTVNKDVTAAQQENKRRVNQLIRALQSIGIGEQQIETISYTVFPQYDYSAGTDPVLKGYEVTNTISITTQNLDEIGLIYDTAFSNGANRADSVQFSLSNPERWVNEALNLAAKQALDKAAAIARSYQLNLQRKPVKITEEPRGFFPLSKELSLGAQPSGQTPVFARKIEIVAELTVLFTYQ; from the coding sequence ATGTTTCCGATGTATGGGCAGCCTTTTGAATCGGCTTACAGAACAAGCGTGAGAGAACCAAAATCAATAAACATGATATCTGTTCGCGGGACGGGAAGAGTGGAAGCAAAACCAGACACGGCCGTTCTTCAGCTTGCAGTAGTTACTGTGAACAAGGATGTAACTGCGGCTCAGCAGGAAAATAAAAGACGCGTCAATCAGCTTATTCGAGCCCTGCAGTCAATTGGAATAGGAGAACAGCAAATTGAAACCATTTCCTACACCGTTTTTCCTCAATATGATTATAGTGCGGGTACGGATCCAGTCTTAAAAGGATATGAAGTGACCAATACTATATCCATCACAACTCAAAATTTAGATGAGATTGGTTTGATTTATGATACAGCCTTTTCTAATGGAGCCAACCGGGCAGATTCTGTACAATTCTCGCTTTCCAACCCAGAAAGGTGGGTTAATGAGGCACTGAACCTTGCTGCAAAACAAGCTTTGGATAAGGCAGCGGCAATTGCCCGTTCCTATCAGCTCAATCTGCAGCGCAAGCCTGTAAAAATAACCGAAGAACCTAGAGGATTTTTCCCATTGTCTAAAGAATTAAGTCTAGGTGCACAACCTTCAGGACAGACCCCTGTTTTTGCAAGGAAAATTGAAATTGTTGCAGAACTGACTGTTTTGTTTACGTATCAGTAA
- a CDS encoding Rrf2 family transcriptional regulator — translation MKISSRFTIAVHILSLIKQNPPSDCTSEFMAGSVNTNPVIIRKILSYLKKAGLVEVRRGAGGAYLLKELHDITLLEVYRAVQVVEEDKLFHFHEKPNPDCPIGANIQSVLELILVQAQEAMEQVLESITMDQLFTTLQDQIQSENKV, via the coding sequence ATTAAAATAAGCAGCCGATTTACGATTGCTGTTCATATTTTATCTCTAATAAAGCAAAATCCGCCTTCTGATTGTACTTCTGAATTTATGGCTGGCAGTGTGAACACGAACCCAGTGATCATAAGAAAAATATTGTCCTATCTGAAAAAGGCAGGACTTGTGGAAGTACGGCGCGGAGCCGGTGGAGCTTATTTGCTGAAAGAATTGCATGACATCACATTACTCGAGGTTTATCGTGCAGTTCAAGTAGTTGAAGAAGATAAGCTGTTTCATTTTCATGAAAAGCCAAATCCAGATTGCCCAATAGGTGCAAATATTCAGAGCGTGCTGGAGCTTATTCTGGTTCAAGCACAGGAAGCTATGGAACAAGTATTAGAAAGCATCACGATGGATCAGCTGTTTACAACACTGCAAGATCAGATACAAAGTGAAAATAAAGTATAG
- the comX gene encoding competence pheromone ComX encodes MQEIVNFLVENPEIIEKVANGEASLLGVKNVDEVLGLVEGLLSTARTTNMYWW; translated from the coding sequence ATGCAGGAAATCGTAAACTTTTTAGTAGAAAACCCGGAAATAATTGAAAAAGTAGCTAACGGTGAAGCAAGTTTACTGGGTGTGAAAAATGTGGATGAAGTGTTAGGATTAGTAGAAGGACTGTTGAGTACAGCTAGAACGACGAATATGTACTGGTGGTAA
- a CDS encoding Degradation enzyme regulation protein DegQ codes for MKKHNIEEITQLLKRLEKEIQETKQSLRSINKSIDKYDKYSFINVS; via the coding sequence ATGAAAAAGCACAACATTGAAGAAATAACTCAATTATTGAAACGTCTTGAGAAAGAAATTCAGGAAACGAAACAGTCACTGAGATCAATTAATAAAAGCATTGATAAGTATGATAAATACTCCTTTATAAACGTGTCATAA
- a CDS encoding NAD(P)-dependent oxidoreductase yields the protein MKIAIIGAAGKAGSLIMEEALERGHEVTAVVRDASKVNTNVQVIEKDLFDLASNDLKPFDVAVNAFNAAPGKEHLHVDAGRVLIQALENNTNTKLVVVGGAGSLYLDEERTTRVMDDPNFPAAYFPTAKNMGINLDELQKEESVKWTYISPSANFDPQGSKTGTYHSGKDHLLTNSHGESYISYADYAIAVVDEIENPKHKNERFTVVSK from the coding sequence ATGAAAATTGCAATCATTGGAGCCGCTGGGAAAGCAGGCAGCCTTATCATGGAAGAAGCCTTAGAAAGAGGCCATGAGGTAACAGCTGTCGTCAGGGATGCTTCAAAAGTAAACACAAATGTTCAAGTAATCGAAAAAGATCTTTTTGACCTTGCATCCAATGATTTAAAACCTTTTGATGTGGCGGTTAACGCGTTTAATGCTGCTCCAGGAAAAGAACATCTTCATGTTGATGCCGGAAGAGTGCTCATTCAGGCCTTGGAAAACAACACTAATACGAAATTAGTTGTTGTTGGAGGAGCTGGTAGTTTATATTTAGATGAAGAAAGAACAACACGGGTAATGGATGATCCGAATTTTCCAGCAGCCTATTTCCCTACTGCTAAAAATATGGGAATCAATCTGGATGAACTTCAAAAAGAAGAAAGTGTAAAATGGACATATATCAGTCCTTCTGCAAACTTTGATCCGCAGGGTTCAAAAACAGGCACATACCATTCAGGGAAAGACCATTTATTAACGAATTCACATGGTGAAAGTTATATCAGCTATGCAGATTATGCCATTGCTGTTGTTGATGAAATCGAAAATCCGAAACACAAGAATGAGCGTTTTACAGTAGTGTCTAAATAA
- a CDS encoding histidine kinase: MKFNLNKAYLLIVLISFILTFYFAYINVKFPYLGATVRTNEADGVVVTAVEPNTWAIKANLQPGDIVLKVNNKDAIKHFPSTNYGVLEQVDHMTILRDGKEISYKVSDTIINNQSLFMLIIPLTLYVLCLFCSYFVFKRNKDLNLKSAYLLNLFLLTIAMAYFSASGSSRGDLFSRYINLSLFLLVPVLYLNFIYKYFLELGKKLFSRKFIIAGYIAVVVNILVESILDFMYFSYYITKSLNLITFFILIILTFVLKLYGLRKVKYSDQKYLVKVLIITNIIAFSPFVFLYILPFIFLNKYIFPPTVLAVFLLLVPFSLVYQFMATKIYDIEFILGRVRYYSLLAVLPTLGLVAITILVKENNPTFYPIKLSIFIYITMLVVFYIKEILDFRFRFKRFSEKYNYQDSIFKYTQSIRKASKLHHVINELKQVITDVLLVSRANYVEVDKSGNIISVEINMKNTDYLSYEKEIKKATQEIGKIIEVDRGFVINVGETDDRSYVMVCLSMLNTPMLNRDEISWLKTLSFYTNISLENFLKIEELMNHLQKIKSEGSNPAWLTKVLFSIEEKQRSNLAKDLHDSVLQDLISLKRQSELALAELEMAPTVFRDQLKEMNSSMTNIIKTTRETCQELRPQLLYDLGLVKALQKLAAQYNESAAFDVRLNTGNFTKAIDIDTQLNLYRIVQELLTNAGKHSNALNVLIMLVCIKDKIVLHYEDDGIGFDQSELYSNNQSMGLSGIKERVKAQNGSLHIETSKGNGFKVVVEI, translated from the coding sequence ATGAAATTCAACCTGAACAAAGCTTACTTATTAATAGTATTGATTAGCTTTATCCTCACTTTTTATTTTGCATATATAAATGTGAAATTTCCATACTTAGGAGCAACAGTAAGAACTAACGAGGCAGATGGAGTGGTGGTTACAGCGGTTGAGCCGAATACATGGGCCATAAAAGCTAACCTACAGCCAGGGGACATTGTCTTAAAAGTTAACAATAAGGATGCAATAAAGCATTTCCCTTCTACTAATTATGGTGTTTTAGAGCAAGTAGATCATATGACTATATTGAGAGATGGAAAGGAAATATCATATAAAGTTTCAGATACAATTATTAATAATCAAAGTCTTTTTATGTTAATAATTCCGTTAACGTTATATGTACTCTGTCTTTTCTGCAGTTATTTTGTGTTTAAGAGAAATAAAGATTTAAACCTTAAATCAGCCTATTTATTGAATTTGTTTTTACTTACTATAGCGATGGCTTATTTTAGTGCAAGTGGTTCATCTAGGGGAGATTTATTCAGCAGGTATATAAATCTTTCCCTTTTTCTGCTGGTTCCTGTTCTATATTTAAACTTCATTTATAAATATTTCCTCGAATTAGGTAAAAAGCTGTTTTCAAGAAAATTCATTATTGCTGGATATATTGCTGTTGTTGTAAACATTCTAGTTGAATCTATTTTAGACTTTATGTACTTTTCGTACTATATAACAAAAAGTCTTAATCTCATTACATTTTTTATCTTAATAATCCTAACATTTGTTTTGAAGCTTTATGGTTTAAGAAAAGTAAAATATTCTGATCAAAAATATCTAGTAAAGGTATTAATTATCACTAATATCATTGCATTTTCTCCATTTGTATTTTTATATATTTTGCCGTTTATATTTCTTAATAAGTATATATTCCCACCGACTGTTCTTGCAGTATTTTTATTACTGGTCCCATTTTCCTTAGTATACCAATTTATGGCTACGAAAATTTATGACATTGAATTTATCCTGGGAAGGGTCCGTTATTATTCACTTTTGGCCGTACTGCCGACATTGGGATTAGTTGCCATTACTATCTTAGTTAAAGAAAATAATCCGACGTTCTATCCAATTAAACTATCAATCTTCATCTATATTACAATGCTTGTAGTCTTTTATATTAAGGAAATTCTCGACTTCCGTTTTCGCTTCAAACGTTTTTCCGAAAAATACAATTACCAGGACAGTATTTTTAAATATACGCAAAGTATTCGAAAGGCAAGCAAGCTTCATCATGTAATAAATGAGCTGAAACAAGTGATTACAGATGTATTGCTTGTCAGCAGGGCGAATTATGTGGAAGTGGATAAGAGCGGGAACATCATATCAGTCGAGATTAATATGAAGAATACAGATTATCTTTCATATGAAAAAGAGATTAAGAAGGCAACCCAAGAGATCGGAAAGATTATCGAAGTGGATCGCGGGTTTGTGATTAATGTAGGCGAAACAGATGACAGAAGTTATGTCATGGTTTGTTTGTCTATGCTTAATACTCCAATGCTGAATCGCGATGAAATTTCCTGGTTAAAGACACTTTCTTTCTATACGAATATATCCCTTGAGAACTTCCTTAAGATAGAAGAACTGATGAATCATTTACAGAAGATTAAGAGCGAAGGCAGCAATCCGGCATGGCTTACGAAAGTATTATTTTCAATAGAGGAAAAACAGCGTTCTAACCTGGCAAAGGATTTGCATGATTCTGTTTTGCAGGATTTAATTTCTTTAAAGCGGCAAAGCGAGCTTGCTCTAGCTGAGCTTGAAATGGCTCCGACTGTTTTCAGGGATCAGCTGAAGGAAATGAACAGCTCGATGACCAATATCATCAAGACTACGCGGGAAACGTGCCAGGAGCTTCGTCCGCAGCTTTTATATGATCTTGGGCTAGTAAAAGCCCTGCAGAAGCTTGCAGCTCAATATAATGAGTCCGCAGCCTTTGATGTGAGATTAAATACAGGAAACTTCACTAAAGCGATTGATATTGATACACAGCTGAATTTGTACCGGATCGTTCAGGAGCTTTTAACAAATGCCGGTAAGCACTCCAATGCACTCAATGTTCTGATTATGCTTGTTTGCATAAAGGATAAAATTGTTCTTCATTATGAGGATGACGGCATTGGTTTTGATCAAAGTGAACTGTATTCCAATAATCAAAGCATGGGTCTATCTGGAATAAAGGAGAGGGTAAAAGCACAAAACGGCTCCCTTCATATTGAGACTTCAAAGGGAAATGGCTTTAAAGTGGTTGTAGAAATCTGA
- a CDS encoding DsbA family oxidoreductase, whose translation MTLKIKAYSDFICPFCFLGKGPLDEMIKEKDVEVEWMPFELRPSPAPKIDPWKEADKLGSWDSFILPASKQLGVEMRLPRLSPHPYTHLAFEGCLFAKDHGKGNEFHHRVFTAFFQEEQDIEDVEVLTKLAGEVDLPKEDFRDALVSRKYREVHQEALRHAYEEARITAVPTFIIGDEVIQGLASKERLAQVIDKELDKKHLLAIDGLQCDLNGNC comes from the coding sequence GTGACTTTAAAAATTAAAGCTTATTCAGACTTTATTTGTCCGTTTTGTTTTTTAGGGAAGGGACCTCTGGATGAAATGATTAAGGAAAAGGATGTGGAGGTAGAATGGATGCCTTTTGAACTGCGTCCAAGTCCTGCTCCAAAAATTGATCCTTGGAAAGAAGCAGATAAATTAGGTTCCTGGGACTCCTTTATTTTGCCTGCTTCAAAGCAGCTTGGCGTTGAGATGCGTTTGCCGCGCCTTTCTCCCCATCCATATACACATTTAGCTTTTGAGGGATGCCTGTTTGCAAAGGATCACGGAAAAGGAAATGAATTTCACCATAGAGTATTCACTGCATTTTTCCAGGAAGAGCAAGACATTGAAGATGTAGAAGTATTAACAAAATTAGCTGGTGAAGTTGACCTGCCTAAGGAAGACTTCAGAGACGCTCTAGTAAGCCGCAAATATCGAGAGGTTCATCAGGAAGCTTTGAGACATGCTTATGAAGAAGCTCGGATTACAGCCGTTCCTACATTTATTATTGGGGACGAAGTGATTCAGGGATTGGCAAGCAAAGAAAGGCTGGCACAAGTCATCGATAAGGAATTAGATAAAAAGCACTTACTTGCCATAGATGGTTTGCAGTGTGATCTTAATGGCAATTGCTAA
- a CDS encoding polyprenyl synthetase family protein, which produces MIAIRLHLDYEDMICSLKDAVSSYITNKELLQLILSFSETKKTFPFGQLTHLHYTSFGGEEEEIIHLSAAVELLALSFDILDDLEDLDNYEEPWMKINPSLSLNAATAMYTISLQMLHELSSVHKWKIISTFQRFALQAMEGQHTDLLNDIATEEECISMIEKKSGSLIALASVTGAMLAAGEEFTCVEHYSYQIGLAAQIGNDYRDLFHEHKNDLSAQKKSLPVLFLKRGFNEHAKELADFISSSETFIEHYGSIDAFKSKLLQSGVVHYLNVMKQIAIQKASTMIAELPLPQNQIELLKSHLIINSAGK; this is translated from the coding sequence GTGATTGCAATTAGATTACATTTGGACTATGAAGATATGATTTGCAGTCTGAAAGATGCAGTTTCTTCATATATAACGAACAAAGAGTTATTGCAGCTTATCCTGTCGTTCTCAGAAACGAAAAAAACCTTTCCATTCGGTCAATTGACACATTTGCATTACACGTCTTTTGGCGGAGAAGAAGAGGAAATCATTCATCTGTCAGCTGCAGTTGAACTGCTTGCGCTATCATTCGACATCTTAGATGATCTTGAAGACCTAGATAACTATGAAGAGCCATGGATGAAAATAAACCCATCTCTCTCACTGAATGCCGCCACTGCTATGTATACAATCAGTCTGCAAATGCTTCATGAATTATCAAGCGTACATAAATGGAAGATCATCAGCACGTTCCAGCGGTTTGCCCTGCAGGCAATGGAAGGTCAGCACACAGATCTTCTAAATGACATCGCAACTGAAGAAGAGTGCATCTCTATGATTGAAAAAAAATCAGGTTCACTGATTGCTTTGGCATCAGTCACAGGCGCCATGCTTGCTGCAGGAGAAGAATTTACATGCGTTGAACATTACTCCTATCAAATAGGACTTGCTGCTCAAATTGGGAACGATTACCGTGATTTATTTCATGAACATAAAAATGATCTATCTGCACAGAAAAAATCGCTGCCTGTCCTCTTTTTAAAAAGAGGGTTTAACGAGCATGCAAAGGAGCTTGCGGATTTTATCTCCAGCAGTGAAACATTTATTGAACACTACGGGAGTATTGATGCATTTAAATCGAAATTGTTACAATCTGGGGTTGTGCATTACCTGAATGTGATGAAGCAAATCGCGATTCAAAAGGCTTCAACCATGATTGCAGAATTACCCTTACCTCAAAATCAAATTGAGCTTCTAAAGTCTCATTTGATCATAAATTCAGCTGGAAAATAA
- a CDS encoding response regulator transcription factor, protein MIHILVVDDHPAVREGTKAILETESDVRVSCLNPPYSIDVIKHISFHEYDVVLMDMNLGDINGMELSTEIIKHSEDCKIILYTGYDVEDYFEEAIRLGIHGAISKTETKEKILSSIRHALSGDIVVPYSYFKSLILQQKMKSSSASNDTEALNDREKAILQEVERGLTNQEIADQLHLSKRSIEYSLTSIFNKLNVGSRTEAVLISKSEGIID, encoded by the coding sequence ATGATACATATTTTAGTTGTGGATGATCATCCAGCAGTACGTGAGGGAACAAAAGCGATATTAGAAACAGAGTCTGATGTGAGGGTATCCTGCTTAAATCCCCCCTATTCAATTGATGTTATTAAGCATATCAGCTTTCATGAATACGATGTTGTCCTGATGGATATGAATCTTGGAGATATTAATGGAATGGAGCTTTCCACAGAAATTATCAAGCATTCCGAGGATTGCAAGATTATTCTATATACAGGCTACGATGTAGAAGATTATTTTGAAGAGGCTATTCGCCTTGGGATTCACGGGGCGATCAGCAAAACAGAGACAAAGGAAAAGATTCTTTCTTCCATTCGGCATGCTCTCTCAGGTGACATTGTTGTACCGTATTCCTACTTCAAATCTCTCATTCTTCAGCAAAAAATGAAAAGCAGTTCCGCATCAAATGATACAGAAGCATTGAATGATCGTGAGAAAGCTATTCTTCAAGAGGTTGAAAGAGGCCTGACGAATCAGGAGATTGCCGATCAGCTTCATTTAAGCAAGCGGTCAATTGAATATAGTTTAACCTCTATTTTTAATAAATTAAATGTCGGTTCAAGAACAGAAGCTGTGTTAATTTCAAAATCAGAAGGAATTATTGATTAG
- a CDS encoding pyroglutamyl-peptidase I, giving the protein MKKALLTGFEPFLHYTINPTAEIVKHLHGQSIGQFEVCGKVLPVQFSKTWEQCHAHIEEEKPDAVLLLGLAAGRYKITPERVAINCADGEKDNEGIIKQDEWIQSNGPDAYFSTLPIRTFVNVMQEKGLPAEISNTAGTYLCNYIMYQTLHYFKKADRDIPAGFIHLPASHELGLEIGNVPSFSQQDLTEAVSIMIQHLPEA; this is encoded by the coding sequence ATGAAAAAGGCATTGTTAACAGGATTTGAACCGTTTTTGCATTATACAATTAACCCAACAGCTGAAATTGTGAAGCATTTGCATGGACAATCGATTGGTCAATTTGAAGTCTGCGGAAAAGTACTCCCTGTTCAATTTTCAAAAACATGGGAGCAATGCCATGCTCATATTGAGGAGGAAAAGCCTGACGCCGTATTGCTGCTTGGGCTTGCAGCAGGCAGATACAAAATTACTCCTGAAAGAGTGGCCATTAATTGTGCTGATGGCGAAAAAGATAATGAGGGAATTATTAAACAGGATGAATGGATACAGTCCAATGGACCAGATGCCTATTTCAGCACACTGCCTATCCGAACATTTGTAAATGTGATGCAGGAAAAAGGGCTGCCTGCAGAAATATCCAACACTGCCGGAACCTACTTGTGCAATTACATTATGTATCAGACTTTGCACTATTTTAAAAAAGCAGATCGGGACATTCCGGCGGGATTTATTCACCTTCCTGCATCACATGAGCTGGGTCTGGAAATAGGGAACGTACCAAGTTTTTCTCAGCAGGATTTAACAGAAGCTGTGTCTATCATGATCCAGCATCTACCAGAGGCCTAA